A window of the Janthinobacterium agaricidamnosum NBRC 102515 = DSM 9628 genome harbors these coding sequences:
- a CDS encoding threonine ammonia-lyase — MRIPTFSDVEAAASRLRPHIARTPLLRSPALDARLGARLLIKAECLQLTGSFKLRGAFNRLLMMTDSERKAGVVAWSAGNHGQALAFAGKILGIAVTIAMPADAPRAKIAGTEQWGATVVLYDRRTESREDIGREIARKNGALIVPPFDDPDVIAGQGTAFLEALQDAGIAGEVPTMLLCCAGGGGLIAGCALVAEGLRTDMRLHPVEPVGYDDTGRSVAEGRLVSNSPAAPSICDALMTVTPGEIPFAINKRRLGRGYAVNDDEIRAAMRVALQELKIVVEPGGAAALAAALARPELVRGHTVIVMVTGGNLDLPSLASIITAGATDTVEAAR, encoded by the coding sequence ATGAGAATTCCCACGTTTTCCGACGTCGAAGCCGCGGCATCCAGGCTGCGCCCGCACATCGCCCGTACGCCGTTGCTGCGCAGCCCCGCGCTTGATGCGCGGCTGGGCGCCCGCCTGTTAATCAAGGCGGAATGCCTCCAGCTGACTGGTTCATTCAAACTCAGGGGCGCCTTTAACCGGCTGTTGATGATGACGGACAGCGAACGCAAGGCCGGTGTCGTCGCCTGGTCGGCCGGCAATCACGGCCAGGCGCTGGCGTTCGCGGGAAAAATTCTCGGGATCGCCGTGACGATCGCGATGCCTGCGGATGCGCCGCGCGCAAAGATTGCGGGCACTGAGCAGTGGGGCGCGACAGTCGTGCTGTACGACCGCCGCACCGAAAGCCGGGAAGACATCGGCCGGGAGATCGCCCGAAAAAACGGCGCCCTGATCGTGCCGCCTTTCGACGATCCCGACGTCATCGCCGGCCAGGGGACGGCGTTTCTCGAGGCCCTGCAAGACGCCGGCATCGCCGGCGAAGTGCCGACGATGCTGCTGTGCTGCGCCGGCGGCGGGGGGCTGATCGCAGGCTGCGCGCTGGTTGCCGAGGGCTTGCGGACGGACATGCGCTTGCACCCGGTGGAGCCGGTCGGTTATGACGATACGGGCCGTTCGGTGGCTGAAGGCCGCTTGGTGTCCAATAGTCCGGCAGCGCCGTCGATATGCGACGCGCTGATGACGGTCACGCCTGGAGAAATCCCCTTTGCAATCAACAAGCGTCGCCTGGGCCGAGGTTATGCGGTGAACGACGACGAGATCCGCGCAGCGATGCGCGTCGCGCTGCAGGAACTGAAGATCGTCGTCGAGCCGGGCGGCGCCGCGGCGTTGGCGGCGGCATTGGCGCGGCCGGAACTGGTGCGGGGGCATACTGTGATTGTCATGGTGACGGGCGGGAATCTGGACCTGCCGTCGCTGGCCTCCATTATTACGGCAGGGGCCACGGATACGGTCGAGGCGGCGCGATGA
- a CDS encoding DUF1349 domain-containing protein gives MFVFSTCVWLNPPQQSSIDAQGLRVVTDADTDFWRKTQYGFIRDSGHFFGAAVAGDFTAQVHVRGSFKELYDQAGLMVRIDERHWIKAGIEFSDGQMLLSSVLTDEVSDWAMGVAPAMPDGFWLRMTVAGGAMRVQFSADGKVWPLLRLAPFPSARSYQVGPMCCTPQRGGLEVLFSQFSVGPALGKDLHDLS, from the coding sequence ATGTTCGTGTTTTCAACATGTGTCTGGCTTAATCCGCCGCAACAATCGTCCATCGATGCGCAGGGTTTGCGGGTGGTTACCGACGCCGATACCGATTTCTGGCGCAAGACCCAATATGGATTCATCCGCGACAGCGGGCATTTTTTCGGCGCGGCGGTCGCGGGCGACTTCACGGCGCAAGTCCATGTGCGCGGCAGTTTCAAGGAGCTGTACGACCAGGCCGGCCTGATGGTGCGTATCGACGAGCGGCACTGGATCAAGGCCGGCATCGAGTTTTCGGATGGCCAGATGCTGCTGAGTTCGGTGTTGACCGATGAGGTTTCCGATTGGGCGATGGGTGTCGCGCCGGCCATGCCGGACGGTTTCTGGCTGCGCATGACGGTCGCCGGCGGCGCGATGCGGGTACAGTTTTCAGCCGATGGCAAGGTCTGGCCGCTGCTCCGGCTGGCGCCGTTTCCATCGGCCCGCTCGTATCAGGTCGGGCCGATGTGCTGCACGCCGCAGCGCGGCGGGCTGGAGGTGCTGTTTTCGCAGTTCAGCGTCGGCCCGGCGCTGGGCAAGGATTTGCACGACTTGAGCTGA
- the dbpA gene encoding ATP-dependent RNA helicase DbpA — MTPTSPTAFSSLPLTPAFLTNLDLLGYHEMTTIQAQSLPAVLDGRDLIAQAKTGSGKTAAFGIGILHKLNPAWFAVQGLVLCPTRELADQVANELRRLARSAGNIKILTLTGGAPMRPQIASLEHGAHIVVGTPGRLRDHIGRGTIKLNNVQTLVLDEADRMTDMGFYEEIAGIVSACPARRQTLLFSATYPDDIRRATASFLVDPIEVTVEAQHDNDQIEQRFYEVGFDDRNAAVGKLLKHFKPVSTLAFCNTKIHCRELADELRQQGFSALALYGELEQRERDEILVLFANRSCSVLVATDVAARGLDIQSLGAVINVDVSKDTEVHIHRIGRTGRGGEKGLALSLCAPNEKKWVKLIEQYQDSSVQWHDLKELDDSEYDAAAPAPMVTLCIMGGKKDKLRPGDLLGALTGDAGLTKEQVGKINVFEFMTYVALDRTVAESAFKRLNGGNPLGRDFGNIKGRSFKMRFIEA, encoded by the coding sequence ATGACTCCGACATCCCCGACCGCATTTTCCAGCCTGCCGCTGACGCCCGCCTTCCTGACCAACCTGGACCTGCTCGGCTACCACGAAATGACGACGATCCAGGCGCAAAGCCTGCCGGCGGTGCTGGACGGGCGCGACTTGATCGCCCAGGCCAAGACCGGCAGCGGCAAGACCGCCGCCTTCGGCATCGGCATTTTGCACAAGCTCAATCCGGCCTGGTTCGCGGTGCAGGGACTGGTGCTGTGCCCGACCCGCGAACTGGCCGACCAGGTCGCCAATGAGCTGCGCCGCCTGGCGCGCAGCGCCGGCAACATCAAGATCCTGACGCTGACCGGCGGCGCGCCGATGCGCCCGCAAATCGCCTCGCTGGAACATGGCGCCCACATCGTGGTCGGCACGCCGGGCCGCTTGCGCGACCATATCGGACGCGGCACCATCAAATTGAACAATGTGCAGACGCTGGTGCTCGATGAAGCCGACCGCATGACGGACATGGGCTTTTACGAGGAAATCGCCGGCATCGTCAGCGCCTGCCCGGCGCGCCGCCAGACGCTGCTGTTTTCGGCCACCTACCCGGACGACATCCGCCGCGCCACCGCCTCGTTCCTGGTCGATCCGATCGAAGTGACGGTCGAGGCGCAGCACGATAACGACCAGATCGAACAGCGTTTTTACGAAGTCGGCTTCGACGACCGCAATGCCGCCGTCGGCAAACTGCTGAAGCACTTCAAGCCGGTGTCGACGCTGGCGTTTTGCAATACCAAGATCCATTGCCGCGAACTGGCCGACGAATTGCGCCAGCAAGGCTTTTCGGCGCTGGCCCTTTACGGCGAGCTGGAACAGCGCGAGCGCGATGAAATCCTGGTGCTGTTCGCCAACCGCAGCTGCTCGGTGCTGGTGGCCACCGACGTCGCCGCGCGCGGCCTGGATATCCAGAGCCTGGGCGCGGTGATCAACGTCGATGTCTCGAAAGATACCGAAGTCCACATCCACCGCATCGGCCGTACCGGCCGTGGCGGCGAAAAGGGACTGGCGCTGTCGCTGTGCGCGCCGAACGAGAAAAAATGGGTCAAGCTGATCGAGCAATACCAGGACAGCAGCGTGCAATGGCACGACCTGAAGGAACTGGACGACAGCGAATACGATGCGGCGGCGCCGGCACCGATGGTCACGCTGTGCATCATGGGCGGCAAGAAGGACAAGCTGCGTCCCGGCGACTTGCTGGGCGCGCTGACCGGCGACGCGGGCCTGACCAAGGAACAGGTCGGCAAGATCAACGTCTTCGAATTCATGACCTACGTCGCGCTCGACCGCACGGTGGCGGAAAGCGCGTTCAAGCGCCTCAACGGCGGCAACCCGCTGGGCCGCGACTTTGGCAACATCAAGGGCCGCAGCTTCAAGATGCGCTTTATCGAGGCTTGA
- a CDS encoding ornithine cyclodeaminase family protein, whose translation MFFVSEETAARVVGIGDAIAVVEDTFRQLFRGKARAYPAVMAKGPGEATLFGVKCGALDNQAIYGAKLGSYWPDNRDAGLPAHALSTLLLDAQTGFPKALIAATYLTSLRTAAANGVAMRHLSRADSRSVAMVGAGHQSWFELQAAIAVRPIDRVRIWNRDIAKAEQFAERVRRELGIQDVAACGLERAVSEADIVITVTAARQALVSREWVRPGTHISAMGADALGKQELDVALVASARLFTDLLEQSVTLGEFEAAIMGNHIRRQDIVALGAVIDGAEKGRVAPDDITIFDSSGIGLQDLAIGALALRRAVELKLVAPINF comes from the coding sequence ATGTTTTTTGTCAGTGAGGAAACTGCCGCCCGTGTCGTCGGCATCGGCGATGCGATAGCGGTGGTTGAAGATACCTTTCGCCAGCTTTTTCGTGGCAAGGCGCGGGCTTACCCTGCGGTGATGGCCAAGGGGCCGGGCGAGGCTACCCTGTTCGGCGTGAAATGCGGTGCGCTGGACAATCAGGCCATCTATGGCGCGAAGCTTGGCAGTTACTGGCCAGATAATCGTGATGCGGGACTTCCTGCGCATGCGTTGTCAACGCTGCTGCTCGATGCGCAAACCGGGTTTCCCAAGGCCCTCATCGCCGCCACTTATTTGACTTCCCTGCGCACGGCTGCCGCCAACGGCGTCGCCATGCGTCATCTGTCGCGGGCCGATAGCCGTAGCGTGGCGATGGTGGGCGCCGGTCACCAGTCCTGGTTCGAACTTCAAGCCGCGATCGCGGTGCGGCCGATCGACCGGGTGCGCATATGGAATCGCGATATTGCCAAGGCTGAACAATTTGCCGAACGCGTCCGGCGCGAACTTGGCATTCAGGATGTTGCCGCCTGCGGGCTGGAGCGTGCCGTCAGCGAGGCTGACATCGTGATTACCGTAACGGCGGCGAGACAAGCCCTGGTGTCGCGTGAGTGGGTGCGGCCCGGCACGCATATCAGTGCGATGGGCGCCGACGCGCTTGGCAAGCAGGAACTCGATGTGGCGCTGGTGGCCTCGGCAAGGCTGTTCACGGATCTGCTTGAGCAATCCGTGACGCTGGGCGAATTCGAGGCGGCCATCATGGGTAACCATATCAGGCGGCAGGATATTGTCGCGCTGGGAGCCGTGATCGATGGCGCCGAAAAAGGCCGCGTCGCACCCGATGACATTACGATCTTCGACAGTTCGGGGATCGGTTTGCAAGACCTCGCCATCGGCGCGCTGGCACTGCGGCGCGCTGTGGAACTGAAGTTGGTGGCGCCCATCAATTTTTGA
- a CDS encoding acid phosphatase, translating to MKDQAKVPPSDSADLPANPSRRRIFQAASAVGLASTLPLMAEAKPAAKASKGSLDAKLKANVKNVVVIYLENRSFNNLFANFPGTASPLSEVSAAQAQQLDRDGKPMATLPKIWGGLVPDQQNIGGKDYIIKENQIQGLANAPFALSDAEGKPLPEGLVTRDLVHRFYNNQMQINGGKNDGFAAWADSGGLVMGHYGATSKNLNMWQIAQQFTLCDNFFMAAFGGSYMNHQFLVTGRPNEYFNAAETAAKKKIAVLSDGPTGVRLAISPECPASALDGKPKYVNDGALTPDGYAVNTMAPPFQPSYIRPAAGGDPLLADPEDANTLPPQTYDTIGDLLSRKGVSWAWYGGSWQAALDHKGGGAKPNFQYHHQPLNYFKQFAPGTAARAEHLRDGGLGDSPISNKFLADVVAGKLPAVAFYKPQGNLNLHAGYSDIESGDQHVANVIEHLKKSPQWKDMIVVITFDENGGWWDHVAPPKGDRWGPGSRIPAIIVSPYAKKGAVDHSFYDTTSIMRLITRLHDLPLLEGLKFRNEAFAARGALPPGDLTGALSFR from the coding sequence GTGAAGGACCAAGCCAAAGTACCGCCGAGCGATTCGGCCGATCTTCCAGCCAACCCGTCGCGTCGCCGCATTTTCCAGGCCGCCTCCGCGGTTGGCCTGGCCAGCACCCTGCCGCTGATGGCCGAAGCCAAGCCGGCCGCCAAAGCGAGCAAGGGTTCGCTCGACGCCAAGCTGAAGGCCAACGTCAAGAACGTGGTCGTGATTTACCTGGAAAACCGCAGCTTCAATAATCTGTTCGCGAACTTTCCCGGCACCGCTTCGCCCTTGTCGGAAGTGAGCGCCGCGCAGGCGCAGCAACTGGACCGCGACGGCAAGCCGATGGCGACGCTGCCGAAGATCTGGGGCGGCCTGGTGCCGGACCAGCAAAACATCGGCGGCAAGGATTACATCATCAAGGAAAACCAGATCCAGGGCCTGGCCAACGCTCCGTTCGCCTTGAGCGACGCCGAAGGCAAGCCGCTGCCGGAAGGCCTGGTCACGCGCGACCTGGTGCACCGCTTCTATAACAACCAGATGCAGATCAACGGCGGCAAGAACGACGGCTTTGCCGCGTGGGCCGACAGCGGCGGCCTGGTGATGGGCCATTACGGCGCAACCTCGAAGAACCTGAACATGTGGCAAATCGCCCAGCAATTCACGCTGTGCGACAATTTCTTCATGGCGGCGTTCGGCGGTTCGTACATGAACCACCAGTTCCTGGTCACCGGCCGTCCGAACGAATACTTCAACGCCGCCGAAACGGCCGCGAAAAAGAAAATCGCGGTCTTGTCCGACGGCCCGACCGGCGTGCGCCTGGCGATCTCGCCGGAATGCCCGGCGTCGGCGCTGGACGGCAAGCCCAAATACGTCAACGACGGCGCGCTGACGCCGGACGGCTACGCGGTCAACACCATGGCCCCGCCATTCCAGCCCAGCTACATTCGCCCTGCCGCCGGCGGCGATCCGCTGCTGGCCGATCCGGAAGACGCCAACACGCTGCCGCCGCAGACCTACGACACCATCGGCGACCTGCTGTCGCGCAAAGGCGTCAGCTGGGCCTGGTACGGCGGCAGCTGGCAAGCGGCGCTGGACCACAAGGGCGGCGGCGCCAAGCCGAACTTCCAGTATCACCACCAGCCGCTGAACTACTTCAAGCAGTTCGCTCCCGGCACCGCGGCGCGCGCCGAGCACTTGCGCGACGGCGGCCTGGGCGACAGCCCGATTTCCAACAAGTTCCTGGCCGACGTGGTGGCCGGCAAGCTGCCGGCGGTGGCCTTCTACAAACCGCAAGGCAATTTGAACCTGCACGCCGGGTATTCGGACATCGAATCGGGCGACCAGCACGTGGCCAACGTGATCGAGCACTTGAAGAAATCGCCGCAGTGGAAAGACATGATCGTGGTGATCACCTTCGACGAAAACGGCGGCTGGTGGGATCACGTCGCGCCGCCGAAAGGCGACCGCTGGGGTCCGGGTTCGCGCATTCCGGCCATTATCGTGTCGCCGTACGCGAAAAAAGGCGCGGTCGATCACAGCTTCTACGACACCACCTCGATCATGCGCCTGATCACCCGCCTGCACGACTTGCCGCTGCTGGAAGGCTTGAAGTTCCGTAACGAGGCATTCGCCGCGCGCGGCGCGCTGCCGCCGGGCGACCTGACCGGCGCGCTGAGCTTCCGCTGA
- a CDS encoding helix-turn-helix transcriptional regulator: MSGIDDDVDARLRCYYPIASAISVLFHPQVEVLIHDLKTEKIAFIANPISKRKIGDSSLGDQFPDTALEEDVIGPYRKVNRDGRNLRSITAVLRDANQAPIAVMCINFDVSRFEDIAEQIKAFAFLPHSLEPHAPFFHDNWRQAMERAVQEQESSAGAPIKAMNAGQRLQLIRRLEADGLFNVRNAPPVIAERMGISRAALYKHLKTIRGGAAEPSEANATSKAVRTER; the protein is encoded by the coding sequence ATGAGCGGCATCGATGACGACGTGGACGCCCGCTTGCGATGCTATTACCCGATCGCCAGCGCGATCTCGGTATTGTTTCACCCGCAAGTGGAAGTCTTGATTCATGATCTCAAGACCGAAAAGATCGCATTCATCGCCAACCCGATCTCAAAGCGCAAGATCGGCGACTCCTCGCTTGGCGATCAATTCCCCGACACGGCGCTGGAGGAAGACGTTATCGGCCCGTACCGCAAGGTGAACCGGGATGGCCGAAACCTGCGCAGCATCACGGCGGTCTTGCGCGATGCGAATCAGGCGCCGATTGCCGTCATGTGCATTAACTTCGACGTTTCCCGGTTCGAGGATATCGCGGAGCAGATCAAGGCGTTTGCGTTCCTGCCTCACTCGCTCGAGCCGCATGCGCCATTTTTCCACGACAACTGGCGCCAGGCTATGGAAAGGGCGGTGCAAGAACAGGAGTCCAGCGCCGGCGCCCCGATTAAAGCCATGAATGCGGGACAAAGGCTGCAGTTGATCCGCCGCCTGGAGGCCGATGGCTTGTTCAACGTGCGCAACGCACCGCCCGTTATCGCGGAAAGAATGGGCATTTCACGAGCGGCGCTGTATAAGCATTTGAAGACCATCCGGGGCGGCGCTGCCGAGCCTTCCGAGGCGAACGCGACGAGCAAGGCAGTGCGAACGGAGCGCTAA